In Cryptomeria japonica chromosome 10, Sugi_1.0, whole genome shotgun sequence, a genomic segment contains:
- the LOC131075864 gene encoding uncharacterized protein LOC131075864 isoform X1, translated as MAERGAIVVRPIWMKQAEEARVKDEEQKAAAARAAFDATFKDVLKSGNKENDLTDSEPDESDRMASKPVGPIDPSKCVAAGTGIGGGAACTAASFVVVTKDSDGRKMPYGGAQIRVKIKPGLGVVGNEHEAMVKDNADGTYAATYIVGKRGNYMVHVECNGRPIMGSPFPVFFSSGSLANGSSFNVSGNTLNSSYPIQSMPNYPGTTSGSFSGMLGMISGILPGASGGAVLPGLGASFGEVCRDYLNGQCGRNDCKFNHPPYNQLIAALAAGSTMGGLSQMPMAPSAAAMAAAQTIVAAQALQAHAAQAQAQAQSAMELAGGNPAQKDQDYSDVISRTVEVSNLGQLLTSEQVQELFGCCGTVTNCDIDDSKQLAYIEYSKPDEARAALALNNLEVSNRSLGVEMAKSLPLKKLTANSSQHLPLPLMMQQAVAMQQLQFQQALVMQQSMASQQAASRAASMKSATEMASARAAEISKCLKIDGDGNDDKTPNQKSSSPSKTHAKSPSRSRSPIRYQRDRHSRSRSPMIRYQRDRHSRSPLRPRHRNRSRSVDQTCHYRDGRDNYQKYHGRRDRGRPRDRYTRNVWRRSRSQSRTRKSPQAQSNPPRHYKEKRGSPKLPKEEHKSAYRSRRSRSMSKEPKRDFKDNEDISKHHGAYSGKPENKVEKSLAKLADSDVHQDSEVKKDKSSKDLTKQDSRRKNLTKADEGMSKDNDKHMDGRKKSRLAVNDNYTNNMRVCTRSNDILKGRKSVYDSEGDTKEKKQHTKERIMDDDDDFTKWKLHRKEKRTFIADYELEESKLQKREKKALDDNYESKEKKHRRKGNELGSELFDASKQYKNHGLKEEDENIDKRMKKNKHRQRSPSDSSKDSLLEYVDRDTSSWKKISCREDRRLFMSVSPSHLRTDKEG; from the exons ATGGCTGAGAGAGGAGCAATTGTTGTTCGGCCCATTTGGATGAAACAGGCAGAGGAAGCCAGGGTGAAGGATGAAGAACAAAAAGCTGCAGCAGCCCGGGCTGCCTTTGATGCTACATTCAAGGACGTTCTTAAATCTGGCAACAAAGAAAATGATTTGACTGATAGTGAACCTGACGAGTCTGATAGGATGGCCAGCAAACCAGTTGGACCTATTGATCCTTCAAAATGTGTAGCTGCTGGAACTGGGATTGGCGGTGGAGCTGCGTGTACTGCTGCATCATTTGTTGTTGTTACTAAGGATTCCGATGGAAGGAAAATGCCCTATGGTGGTGCCCAAATTCGTGTTAAAATTAAACCTGGCCTCGGAGTTGTAGGCAATGAACACGAAGCAATGGTTAAAGATAATGCGGATGGGACATATGCAGCGACTTATATTGTTGGGAAAAGGGGCAATTATATGGTACATGTTGAGTGTAATGGTCGACCAATTATGGGCAGCCCTTTCCCAGTTTTCTTCAGTTCAGGCAGCCTTGCAAATGGTAGTTCGTTTAATGTGTCTGGAAACACATTGAATTCTTCTTATCCGATTCAAAGCATGCCTAATTATCCAGGGACAACCTCAGGATCATTCTCAGGCATGCTTGGGATGATTTCTGGTATTCTTCCAGGTGCGTCTGGTGGAGCTGTCCTGCCTGGCTTGGGAGCATCATTTGGGGAAGTTTGTCGAGATTATCTTAATGGGCAGTGTGGGAGAAATGATTGCAAATTTAATCACCCCCCCTACAATCAATTGATtgctgctttggctgcaggaagcACCATGGGAGGCCTAAGCCAGATGCCTATGGCACCTTCTGCAGCTGCCATGGCAGCTGCACAGACTATTGTTGCTGCACAAGCACTTCAAGCTCATGCTGCCCAAGCTCAAGCTCAGGCTCAGTCTGCAATGGAATTGGCTG GTGGCAATCCTGCACAAAAAGACCAAGATTACAGTGACGTTATTTCAAGAACTGTTGAAGTCAGCAATCTTGGTCAACTTCTAACATCAGAACAAGTACAGGAACTCTTCGGTTGCTGTGGAACTGTTACTAACTGTGATATAGACGATTCAAAACAATTGGCATATATAGAATActccaaaccagatgaagccagAGCTGCTTTAGCACTAAACAACCTGGAAGTTAGTAACAGGTCGTTGGGTGTTGAAATGGCCAAATCTCTTCCTTTGAAGAAGCTGACTGCAAATTCTTCTCAGCATCTACCTTTGCCTCTGATGATGCAACAAGCAGTTGCAATGCAGCAGTTGCAGTTTCAGCAGGCATTGGTTATGCAGCAGTCAATGGCTTCCCAGCAGGCTGCCAGCCGGGCTGCATCAATGAAGTCTGCTACTGAGATGGCTTCTGCAAGGGCTGCTGAAATTAGTAAGTGTTTGAAAATAGATGGAGATGGCAATGATGATAAGACCCCAAATCAAAAATCAAG TTCTCCATCTAAAACACATGCAAAATCTCCGTCTAGATCAAGATCACCAATAAGGTATCAGCGGGATCGGCATTCTAGATCTCGCTCTCCTATGATTCGTTATCAGCGAGACCGTCATTCCAGATCACCATTAAGACCTCGCCATCGTAACAGAAGTCGTAGTGTGGATCAGACCTGTCATTACAGAGATGGTAGAGATAATTACCAAAAGTATCATGGCAGACGGGACAGGGGAAGACCACGAGATCGGTACACTCGAAATGTGTGGAGGAGGAGTAGGAGCCAAAGTAGGACCAGGAAATCACCTCAGGCTCAGTCCAACCCACCTAGGCATTATAAGGAAAAGAGGGGATCTCCTAAATTGCCTAAAGAAGAGCATAAATCTGCTTATCGCTCTAGGAGATCAAGATCCATGTCCAAGGAGCCAAAGCGAGATTTTAAGGATAATGAAGACATTTCAAAGCATCATGGGGCATATTCAGGAAAACCAGAAAATAAGGTTGAGAAGTCCTTGGCAAAGCTTGCTGATAGTGATGTACACCAGGATTCAGAAGTCAAGAAAGATAAGTCAAGTAAGGACCTCACCAAACAAGATAGTAGGAGGAAAAATCTAACAAAAGCCGATGAAGGAATGAGCAAAGACAATGACAAACACATGGATGGGAGGAAGAAGTCCAGATTGGCAGTTAATGACAACTATACTAACAATATGAGAGTGTGCACAAGATCCAATGACATACTGAAGGGTAGGAAGTCAGTTTATGACAGTGAAGGGGACACTAAAGAGAAGAAACAGCACACAAAGGAAAGAataatggatgatgatgatgactttaCTAAATGGAAATTGCATAGAAAGGAAAAGAGGACATTTATTGCAGACTATGAACTGGAAGAAAGcaaattacaaaagagggaaaagaaGGCACTGGATGATAACTATGAGTCAAAAGAAAAGAAGCATCGGAGAAAGGGAAATGAATTAGGATCTGAGTTATTTGATGCatcaaaacaatataaaaatcacggtttgaaagaggaagatgaaaacatTGATAAAAGGATGAAAAAAAATAAACACAGGCAAAGATCCCCTTCTGATTCATCGAAAGATTCTCTATTGGAGTATGTTGACAGAGACACTAGCTCATGGAAAAAAATCTCCTGTAGAGAAGACCGAAGACTTTTTATGTCTGTTTCTCCCAGCCATTTGAGGACTGATAAGGAAGGCTAG
- the LOC131075864 gene encoding uncharacterized protein LOC131075864 isoform X2 codes for MAERGAIVVRPIWMKQAEEARVKDEEQKAAAARAAFDATFKDVLKSGNKENDLTDSEPDESDRMASKPVGPIDPSKCVAAGTGIGGGAACTAASFVVVTKDSDGRKMPYGGAQIRVKIKPGLGVVGNEHEAMVKDNADGTYAATYIVGKRGNYMVHVECNGRPIMGSPFPVFFSSGSLANGSSFNVSGNTLNSSYPIQSMPNYPGTTSGSFSGMLGMISGILPGSTMGGLSQMPMAPSAAAMAAAQTIVAAQALQAHAAQAQAQAQSAMELAGGNPAQKDQDYSDVISRTVEVSNLGQLLTSEQVQELFGCCGTVTNCDIDDSKQLAYIEYSKPDEARAALALNNLEVSNRSLGVEMAKSLPLKKLTANSSQHLPLPLMMQQAVAMQQLQFQQALVMQQSMASQQAASRAASMKSATEMASARAAEISKCLKIDGDGNDDKTPNQKSSSPSKTHAKSPSRSRSPIRYQRDRHSRSRSPMIRYQRDRHSRSPLRPRHRNRSRSVDQTCHYRDGRDNYQKYHGRRDRGRPRDRYTRNVWRRSRSQSRTRKSPQAQSNPPRHYKEKRGSPKLPKEEHKSAYRSRRSRSMSKEPKRDFKDNEDISKHHGAYSGKPENKVEKSLAKLADSDVHQDSEVKKDKSSKDLTKQDSRRKNLTKADEGMSKDNDKHMDGRKKSRLAVNDNYTNNMRVCTRSNDILKGRKSVYDSEGDTKEKKQHTKERIMDDDDDFTKWKLHRKEKRTFIADYELEESKLQKREKKALDDNYESKEKKHRRKGNELGSELFDASKQYKNHGLKEEDENIDKRMKKNKHRQRSPSDSSKDSLLEYVDRDTSSWKKISCREDRRLFMSVSPSHLRTDKEG; via the exons ATGGCTGAGAGAGGAGCAATTGTTGTTCGGCCCATTTGGATGAAACAGGCAGAGGAAGCCAGGGTGAAGGATGAAGAACAAAAAGCTGCAGCAGCCCGGGCTGCCTTTGATGCTACATTCAAGGACGTTCTTAAATCTGGCAACAAAGAAAATGATTTGACTGATAGTGAACCTGACGAGTCTGATAGGATGGCCAGCAAACCAGTTGGACCTATTGATCCTTCAAAATGTGTAGCTGCTGGAACTGGGATTGGCGGTGGAGCTGCGTGTACTGCTGCATCATTTGTTGTTGTTACTAAGGATTCCGATGGAAGGAAAATGCCCTATGGTGGTGCCCAAATTCGTGTTAAAATTAAACCTGGCCTCGGAGTTGTAGGCAATGAACACGAAGCAATGGTTAAAGATAATGCGGATGGGACATATGCAGCGACTTATATTGTTGGGAAAAGGGGCAATTATATGGTACATGTTGAGTGTAATGGTCGACCAATTATGGGCAGCCCTTTCCCAGTTTTCTTCAGTTCAGGCAGCCTTGCAAATGGTAGTTCGTTTAATGTGTCTGGAAACACATTGAATTCTTCTTATCCGATTCAAAGCATGCCTAATTATCCAGGGACAACCTCAGGATCATTCTCAGGCATGCTTGGGATGATTTCTGGTATTCTTCCAG gaagcACCATGGGAGGCCTAAGCCAGATGCCTATGGCACCTTCTGCAGCTGCCATGGCAGCTGCACAGACTATTGTTGCTGCACAAGCACTTCAAGCTCATGCTGCCCAAGCTCAAGCTCAGGCTCAGTCTGCAATGGAATTGGCTG GTGGCAATCCTGCACAAAAAGACCAAGATTACAGTGACGTTATTTCAAGAACTGTTGAAGTCAGCAATCTTGGTCAACTTCTAACATCAGAACAAGTACAGGAACTCTTCGGTTGCTGTGGAACTGTTACTAACTGTGATATAGACGATTCAAAACAATTGGCATATATAGAATActccaaaccagatgaagccagAGCTGCTTTAGCACTAAACAACCTGGAAGTTAGTAACAGGTCGTTGGGTGTTGAAATGGCCAAATCTCTTCCTTTGAAGAAGCTGACTGCAAATTCTTCTCAGCATCTACCTTTGCCTCTGATGATGCAACAAGCAGTTGCAATGCAGCAGTTGCAGTTTCAGCAGGCATTGGTTATGCAGCAGTCAATGGCTTCCCAGCAGGCTGCCAGCCGGGCTGCATCAATGAAGTCTGCTACTGAGATGGCTTCTGCAAGGGCTGCTGAAATTAGTAAGTGTTTGAAAATAGATGGAGATGGCAATGATGATAAGACCCCAAATCAAAAATCAAG TTCTCCATCTAAAACACATGCAAAATCTCCGTCTAGATCAAGATCACCAATAAGGTATCAGCGGGATCGGCATTCTAGATCTCGCTCTCCTATGATTCGTTATCAGCGAGACCGTCATTCCAGATCACCATTAAGACCTCGCCATCGTAACAGAAGTCGTAGTGTGGATCAGACCTGTCATTACAGAGATGGTAGAGATAATTACCAAAAGTATCATGGCAGACGGGACAGGGGAAGACCACGAGATCGGTACACTCGAAATGTGTGGAGGAGGAGTAGGAGCCAAAGTAGGACCAGGAAATCACCTCAGGCTCAGTCCAACCCACCTAGGCATTATAAGGAAAAGAGGGGATCTCCTAAATTGCCTAAAGAAGAGCATAAATCTGCTTATCGCTCTAGGAGATCAAGATCCATGTCCAAGGAGCCAAAGCGAGATTTTAAGGATAATGAAGACATTTCAAAGCATCATGGGGCATATTCAGGAAAACCAGAAAATAAGGTTGAGAAGTCCTTGGCAAAGCTTGCTGATAGTGATGTACACCAGGATTCAGAAGTCAAGAAAGATAAGTCAAGTAAGGACCTCACCAAACAAGATAGTAGGAGGAAAAATCTAACAAAAGCCGATGAAGGAATGAGCAAAGACAATGACAAACACATGGATGGGAGGAAGAAGTCCAGATTGGCAGTTAATGACAACTATACTAACAATATGAGAGTGTGCACAAGATCCAATGACATACTGAAGGGTAGGAAGTCAGTTTATGACAGTGAAGGGGACACTAAAGAGAAGAAACAGCACACAAAGGAAAGAataatggatgatgatgatgactttaCTAAATGGAAATTGCATAGAAAGGAAAAGAGGACATTTATTGCAGACTATGAACTGGAAGAAAGcaaattacaaaagagggaaaagaaGGCACTGGATGATAACTATGAGTCAAAAGAAAAGAAGCATCGGAGAAAGGGAAATGAATTAGGATCTGAGTTATTTGATGCatcaaaacaatataaaaatcacggtttgaaagaggaagatgaaaacatTGATAAAAGGATGAAAAAAAATAAACACAGGCAAAGATCCCCTTCTGATTCATCGAAAGATTCTCTATTGGAGTATGTTGACAGAGACACTAGCTCATGGAAAAAAATCTCCTGTAGAGAAGACCGAAGACTTTTTATGTCTGTTTCTCCCAGCCATTTGAGGACTGATAAGGAAGGCTAG
- the LOC131075845 gene encoding light-independent protochlorophyllide reductase iron-sulfur ATP-binding protein-like has protein sequence MDGTWGPMMWMMLPFSLALLTVIGTQLKFKPRRSRAYRRCVINKRRSKDEIAVYGKGRIGKSTTSCNISIALTRRCEKVLQIGCDPKHDSTFTLAIFLIPIIIDTLQPKDYHYEDIWSKDVIHKGYRGVDCVEARGPPIGAGYVGYVVGEIAKLLKELNAFYEYDIILFDMLGDVVCGGFATSLNYENYCVIIADNEFDALFAAKRIIASIREKAHTHPLRLVGLVGNHTSKRELINKYVEACPMPVIEVLPLIEHIQVPRIKGKTLFEMVGSEPFINYVCEYYLDIVDQILSQPEGIVPKEIPNQELFSFLFDLYLNPIDEGKNQNNKENLLGFTTI, from the exons ATGGACGGAACTTGGGGTCCCATGATGTGGATGATGTTGCCGTTTTCGTTGGCCCTTCTCACGGTTATAGGTACACAGCTAAAATTTAAACCTCGCCGCTCTCGCGCTTACAGGCGTTGTGTCAT aaataaaaggagatCAAAAGATGAAATAGCAGTTTATGGAAAAGGTAGAATTGGTAAATCAACCACTAGTTGTAATATTTCAATTGCCTTAACTAGACGTTGTGAAAAAGTGTTACAGATTGGATGTGATCCCAAACATGATAGCACTTTTACTCTGGCAATATTTTTGATACCTATAATTATAGATACTTTGCAGCCCAAAGATTATCATTATGAAGATATTTGGTCCAAAGATGTCATTCATAAAGGTTATAGAGGGGTAGATTGTGTGGAAGCTAGGGGACCACCTATAGGAGCTGGATATGTGGGATATGTAGTAGGAGAGATTGCAAAATTGTTAAAAGAATTAAATGCATTTTACGaatatgatataatattatttGATATGTTGGGCGATGTGGTTTGTGGAGGTTTTGCTACTTCACTGAACTATGAAAATTATTGTGTCATTATTGCAGATAATGAATTTGATGCATTATTTGCAGCTAAACGTATTATTGCTTCTATCAGGGAAAAAGCTCATACACATCCATTGAGATTAGTAGGTTTGGTTGGAAATCATACATCTAAAAGAGAGCTTATCAATAAATATGTAGAAGCTTGTCCAATGCCCGTAATAGAAGTGTTACCTCTTATTGAACATATTCAAGTTCCGAGAATCAAGGGAAAAACTTTATTTGAAATGGTTGGATCTGAACCATTTATTAACTATGTATGTGAATATTATTTAGACATAGTGGATCAAATATTATCCCAACCAGAAGGTATTGTGCCAAAGGAGATTCCAAATCAGGAATTATTCAGTTTTCTCTTTGACCTTTATCTCAATCCTATTGATGAGgggaaaaatcaaaataataaggaAAATTTACTTGGATTTACAACCATTTAA